One stretch of Camelus bactrianus isolate YW-2024 breed Bactrian camel chromosome 21, ASM4877302v1, whole genome shotgun sequence DNA includes these proteins:
- the SUCO gene encoding SUN domain-containing ossification factor isoform X3, which translates to MCKNSNTTAVRYPTNKWIKLGTFHGRDERNVQSFPLDEQMYAKYVKMFIKYIKVELISHFGSEHFCPLSLIRVFGTSMVEEYEEIADSQYQSERQELFDEDYDYPLDYNTGEDKSSKNLLGSATNAILNMVNIAANILGAKTEDLTEGNKSISENATATTAPKMPESAPVSAPVPSHEFVTTEGHEHDTEPSAADSTKESPIVQLVQEEEEEASPSTVTLLGSGEQEDETSPWFESETQIFCSELTTICCISSFSEYIYKWCSVRVAHYRQRSRTLVSKEKDYLVSAQPPLVLPAESVDVSVLQPSGGEMDSKSKEKEAETIVLGDLSSMHQGDLINHTVDAIELEPSLPQTLSQSLPLDVTPEISSLSKIEVSEPIKYEAGHTPSQVSPQESSAEVDNETEKKSESFSSIEKPAVIYETNKLNEIMGNIVKEDINSMQIITKLSETIVPPLNTATVPDSEDGEAKMNIADTPKQLLTPVADSSSLPEVKEDEQSPEDALLRGLQRTATDFYAELQNSSDLGYANGNLVHGSNQKESVFMRLNNRIKALEVNMSLSGRYLEELSQRYRKQMEEMQKAFNKTIIKLQNTSRIAEEQDQRQTEAIQLLQAQLTNMTQLVSNLSTTVAELKHEVSDRQSYLVISLVLCVVLGLMLCMQRCRNTSQFDGDYISKLPKSNQYPSPKRCFSSYDDMNLKRRTSFPLIRSKSLQLTGKEVDPNELYIVEPLKFSPEKKKKRCKYKAEKVETIKPADPLHPIANGDIKGRKPFTNQRDFSNMGEVYHSSYKGPPSEGSSETSSQSEESYFCGISACTSLCNGQSQKTKTEKRALKRRRSKVQDQGKLLKTLIQTKSGSLPSLHDIIKGNKELTVGTFGVTAVSGQI; encoded by the exons ATGTGTAAGAACAGTAATACTACTGCTGTAAG ATACCCCACAAATAAGTGGATTAAGCTGGGTACTTTCCATGGTAGAGATGAGAGGAATGTTCAGAGTTTCCCTTTAGATGAACAGATGTATGCAAAATATGTGAAG ATGTTCATCAAGTACATAAAG gTGGAGCTGATATCACATTTTGGATCAGAGCACTTTTGTCCATTAAGCCTTATAAG GGTGTTTGGCACCAGCATGGTAGAAGAATATGAAGAGATTGCCGATTCCCAATATCAGTCAGAACGTCAAGAACTATTTGATGAGGACTATG ATTATCCACTGGATTATAATACTGGGGAGGATAAGTCCTCAAAAAATCTTCTTGGCTCTGCTACAA ATGCCATTCTAAATATGGTGAATATTGCCGCTAATATTCTGGGAGCAAAAACTGAAGACCTGACAGAAG gaaataaaagtatttctgaGAATGCCACTGCCACAACTGCACCTAAAATGCCTGAATCAGCTCCTGTTTCAGCTCCTGTTCCATCACATGA GTTTGTAACCACTGAGGGACATGAACATGACACAGAGCCATCAGCAGCAGATTCTACAAAAGAGAGTCCCATTGTACAACTAGttcaagaggaagaagaggaggcaaGTCCCTCTACAGTGACCCTTCTGGGTAGTGGTGAACAAGAGGATGAAACATCACCCTGGTTTGAGTCAGAGACACAAATATTTTGCAGTGAACTGACCACAATTTGTTGTATTTCTAGTTTTTcagaatacatatataaatggtgTTCAGTTAGAGTTGCTCATTATCGGCAACGCAGCAGAACTCTTGTGAGTAAAGAAAAAGATTACCTTGTATCAGCTCAACCACCATTAGTACTTCCTGCAGAATCAGTAGATGTTTCAGTATTGCAACCTTCAGGTGGAGAAATGGACAGTAAGAGTaaggaaaaggaagcagaaacCATTGTTCTAGGTGACTTAAGTAGTATGCACCAAGGAGATTTGATTAATCACACTGTAGATGCCATTGAACTTGAACCGAGCCTTCCTCAaactctttctcagtctcttcccttaGATGTTACTCCGGAAATCAGTTCATTATCTAAAATAGAAGTATCTGAGCCTATTAAATATGAGGCAGGACATACACCATCACAAGTGAGTCCCCAAGAAAGTTCTGCTGAGGttgataatgaaacagaaaaaaagtctgAGAGTTTTAGTTCTATAGAGAAACCAGCTGTGATCTatgaaacaaataaacttaatgaaataatgggtaatattgtaaaagaagacataaacTCCATGCAAATTATCACAAAGCTTTCTGAAACAATAGTGCCACCTCTAAACACAGCTACTGTGCCTGACAGTGAAGATGGGGAAGCCAAAATGAACATAGCTGACACACCAAAGCAACTTTTGACTCCTGTTGCGGATTCTTCTTCATTACCTGAAGTAAAAGAGGACGAACAGTCTCCAGAAGATGCCCTTTTAAGAGGGTTACAGAGGACAGCTACAGATTTTTATGCTGAATTGCAAAATTCTTCAGATCTAGGATATGCTAATGGAAATCTTGTACATGGATCAAACCAAAAGGAGTCAGTATTTATGAGACTTAATAATCGTATTAAAGCCTTAGAAGTTAACATGTCTCTCAGTGGTCGCTATCTGGAGGAGCTTAGCCAAAG GTACCGGAAACAAATGGAAGAAATGCAAAAGGCTttcaataaaacaataataaagctTCAGAACACTTCGAGAATAGCAGAGGAGCAG GATCAGCGGCAGACTGAAGCCATCCAGTTGCTACAGGCACAGCTGACCAACATGACGCAGCTTGTTTCAAATTTATCAACAACAGTAGCGGAATTAAAACATGAG GTTTCAGATCGACAAAGCTATCTTGTTATATCTTTGGTTCTCTGTGTTGTCTTGGGACTGATGCTTTGTATGCAGCGTTGTCGAAACACTTCTCAATTTGATGGAGATTATATTTCAAAACTTCCTAAAAGTAATCAGTATCCAAGCCCTAAAAG GTGTTTCTCTTCCTATGATGATATGAACTTGAAAAGGAGAACTTCATTCCCACTCATCAGATCCAAGTCTCTACAGTTAACTGGCAAAGAAG TAGACCCAAATGAGCTGTATATCGTAGAACCCCTCAAGTTCTCACCAGAAAAAAAG AAGAAACGCTGCAAGTACAAAGCTGAAAAAGTTGAGACCATAAAGCCAGCAGATCCATTGCACCCTATCGCCAACGGAGACATAAAAGGAAGAAAGCCTTTTACGAACCAGAGAGATTTTTCTAATATGGGAGAAGTTTATCACTCTTCGTACAAGGGTCCTCCATCTGAAGGAAGCTCAGAAACTTCATCCCAGTCAGAGGAGTCGTATTTTTGTGGCATTTCAGCTTGCACAAGTCTGTGCAACGGACAGTCCCAGAagacaaaaactgaaaagagGGCTTTGAAACGAAGGCGATCTAAAGTCCAAGACCAAGGAAAACTGCTAAAAACCCTGATACAGACTAAGTCAGGATCATTGCCGAGCCTGCACGACATAATCAAAGGAAACAAGGAGCTGACAGTGGGGACGTTCGGTGTCACGGCAGTCTCAGGACAGATCTGA
- the SUCO gene encoding SUN domain-containing ossification factor isoform X4 has protein sequence MCKNSNTTAVRYPTNKWIKLGTFHGRDERNVQSFPLDEQMYAKYVKVELISHFGSEHFCPLSLIRVFGTSMVEEYEEIADSQYQSERQELFDEDYDYPLDYNTGEDKSSKNLLGSATNAILNMVNIAANILGAKTEDLTEGNKSISENATATTAPKMPESAPVSAPVPSHEFVTTEGHEHDTEPSAADSTKESPIVQLVQEEEEEASPSTVTLLGSGEQEDETSPWFESETQIFCSELTTICCISSFSEYIYKWCSVRVAHYRQRSRTLVSKEKDYLVSAQPPLVLPAESVDVSVLQPSGGEMDSKSKEKEAETIVLGDLSSMHQGDLINHTVDAIELEPSLPQTLSQSLPLDVTPEISSLSKIEVSEPIKYEAGHTPSQVSPQESSAEVDNETEKKSESFSSIEKPAVIYETNKLNEIMGNIVKEDINSMQIITKLSETIVPPLNTATVPDSEDGEAKMNIADTPKQLLTPVADSSSLPEVKEDEQSPEDALLRGLQRTATDFYAELQNSSDLGYANGNLVHGSNQKESVFMRLNNRIKALEVNMSLSGRYLEELSQRYRKQMEEMQKAFNKTIIKLQNTSRIAEEQDQRQTEAIQLLQAQLTNMTQLVSNLSTTVAELKHEVSDRQSYLVISLVLCVVLGLMLCMQRCRNTSQFDGDYISKLPKSNQYPSPKRCFSSYDDMNLKRRTSFPLIRSKSLQLTGKEVDPNELYIVEPLKFSPEKKKKRCKYKAEKVETIKPADPLHPIANGDIKGRKPFTNQRDFSNMGEVYHSSYKGPPSEGSSETSSQSEESYFCGISACTSLCNGQSQKTKTEKRALKRRRSKVQDQGKLLKTLIQTKSGSLPSLHDIIKGNKELTVGTFGVTAVSGQI, from the exons ATGTGTAAGAACAGTAATACTACTGCTGTAAG ATACCCCACAAATAAGTGGATTAAGCTGGGTACTTTCCATGGTAGAGATGAGAGGAATGTTCAGAGTTTCCCTTTAGATGAACAGATGTATGCAAAATATGTGAAG gTGGAGCTGATATCACATTTTGGATCAGAGCACTTTTGTCCATTAAGCCTTATAAG GGTGTTTGGCACCAGCATGGTAGAAGAATATGAAGAGATTGCCGATTCCCAATATCAGTCAGAACGTCAAGAACTATTTGATGAGGACTATG ATTATCCACTGGATTATAATACTGGGGAGGATAAGTCCTCAAAAAATCTTCTTGGCTCTGCTACAA ATGCCATTCTAAATATGGTGAATATTGCCGCTAATATTCTGGGAGCAAAAACTGAAGACCTGACAGAAG gaaataaaagtatttctgaGAATGCCACTGCCACAACTGCACCTAAAATGCCTGAATCAGCTCCTGTTTCAGCTCCTGTTCCATCACATGA GTTTGTAACCACTGAGGGACATGAACATGACACAGAGCCATCAGCAGCAGATTCTACAAAAGAGAGTCCCATTGTACAACTAGttcaagaggaagaagaggaggcaaGTCCCTCTACAGTGACCCTTCTGGGTAGTGGTGAACAAGAGGATGAAACATCACCCTGGTTTGAGTCAGAGACACAAATATTTTGCAGTGAACTGACCACAATTTGTTGTATTTCTAGTTTTTcagaatacatatataaatggtgTTCAGTTAGAGTTGCTCATTATCGGCAACGCAGCAGAACTCTTGTGAGTAAAGAAAAAGATTACCTTGTATCAGCTCAACCACCATTAGTACTTCCTGCAGAATCAGTAGATGTTTCAGTATTGCAACCTTCAGGTGGAGAAATGGACAGTAAGAGTaaggaaaaggaagcagaaacCATTGTTCTAGGTGACTTAAGTAGTATGCACCAAGGAGATTTGATTAATCACACTGTAGATGCCATTGAACTTGAACCGAGCCTTCCTCAaactctttctcagtctcttcccttaGATGTTACTCCGGAAATCAGTTCATTATCTAAAATAGAAGTATCTGAGCCTATTAAATATGAGGCAGGACATACACCATCACAAGTGAGTCCCCAAGAAAGTTCTGCTGAGGttgataatgaaacagaaaaaaagtctgAGAGTTTTAGTTCTATAGAGAAACCAGCTGTGATCTatgaaacaaataaacttaatgaaataatgggtaatattgtaaaagaagacataaacTCCATGCAAATTATCACAAAGCTTTCTGAAACAATAGTGCCACCTCTAAACACAGCTACTGTGCCTGACAGTGAAGATGGGGAAGCCAAAATGAACATAGCTGACACACCAAAGCAACTTTTGACTCCTGTTGCGGATTCTTCTTCATTACCTGAAGTAAAAGAGGACGAACAGTCTCCAGAAGATGCCCTTTTAAGAGGGTTACAGAGGACAGCTACAGATTTTTATGCTGAATTGCAAAATTCTTCAGATCTAGGATATGCTAATGGAAATCTTGTACATGGATCAAACCAAAAGGAGTCAGTATTTATGAGACTTAATAATCGTATTAAAGCCTTAGAAGTTAACATGTCTCTCAGTGGTCGCTATCTGGAGGAGCTTAGCCAAAG GTACCGGAAACAAATGGAAGAAATGCAAAAGGCTttcaataaaacaataataaagctTCAGAACACTTCGAGAATAGCAGAGGAGCAG GATCAGCGGCAGACTGAAGCCATCCAGTTGCTACAGGCACAGCTGACCAACATGACGCAGCTTGTTTCAAATTTATCAACAACAGTAGCGGAATTAAAACATGAG GTTTCAGATCGACAAAGCTATCTTGTTATATCTTTGGTTCTCTGTGTTGTCTTGGGACTGATGCTTTGTATGCAGCGTTGTCGAAACACTTCTCAATTTGATGGAGATTATATTTCAAAACTTCCTAAAAGTAATCAGTATCCAAGCCCTAAAAG GTGTTTCTCTTCCTATGATGATATGAACTTGAAAAGGAGAACTTCATTCCCACTCATCAGATCCAAGTCTCTACAGTTAACTGGCAAAGAAG TAGACCCAAATGAGCTGTATATCGTAGAACCCCTCAAGTTCTCACCAGAAAAAAAG AAGAAACGCTGCAAGTACAAAGCTGAAAAAGTTGAGACCATAAAGCCAGCAGATCCATTGCACCCTATCGCCAACGGAGACATAAAAGGAAGAAAGCCTTTTACGAACCAGAGAGATTTTTCTAATATGGGAGAAGTTTATCACTCTTCGTACAAGGGTCCTCCATCTGAAGGAAGCTCAGAAACTTCATCCCAGTCAGAGGAGTCGTATTTTTGTGGCATTTCAGCTTGCACAAGTCTGTGCAACGGACAGTCCCAGAagacaaaaactgaaaagagGGCTTTGAAACGAAGGCGATCTAAAGTCCAAGACCAAGGAAAACTGCTAAAAACCCTGATACAGACTAAGTCAGGATCATTGCCGAGCCTGCACGACATAATCAAAGGAAACAAGGAGCTGACAGTGGGGACGTTCGGTGTCACGGCAGTCTCAGGACAGATCTGA